A single Manduca sexta isolate Smith_Timp_Sample1 chromosome 11, JHU_Msex_v1.0, whole genome shotgun sequence DNA region contains:
- the LOC115441627 gene encoding protein Flattop has product MAFNFDSGQFNKESTPKRLGNWEVPRWAPSRARPVEMRPNPKPICDINGHFLPGAPRGTSRCFGHYTGTWDLPRKITRKVAQELAKEPPDSRFSDWVNPRIQRPKAAAAAAARMRGGKRAKGEKEEVPAKPQQEQTFRPRQCPYHSRKCKTAHK; this is encoded by the exons tttAACAAAGAGTCGACGCCAAAGCGTCTTGGCAACTGGGAAGTCCCACGTTGGGCGCCAAGTCGCGCCCGCCCAGTAGAAATGCGGCCGAACCCGAAGCCgatatgcgacataaacggaCATTTCCTACCCGGTGCTCCTCGAGGCACCTCACGTTGCTTTGGACACTATACCGGTACTTGGGATCTACCAAGGAAAATAACGCGAAAAGTTG CTCAAGAATTAGCTAAGGAGCCGCCCGACTCGAGATTTTCAGATTGGGTGAATCCTCGTATCCAAAGACCCAAGGCGGCTgctgcggcggcggcgcgcatGCGCGGTGGCAAACGCGCCAAAGGGGAGAAGGAGGAGGTCCCAGCCAAACCGCAGCAAGAGCAGACCTTTAGA CCACGGCAATGTCCATATCACAGTCGCAAATGCAAGACGGCGCACAAGTGA
- the LOC115441617 gene encoding uncharacterized protein LOC115441617: protein MKYNKKSQTLKLPYVDVTQNFQFAKKMHVGNLEHQPLPDTLGYRNMTKIAEHRDSDIVVKPYAIGWKGYGASGPTCCTKMRVHRPKTCDPKKTDNEKDDKQRPSTSAPDLGGQYKKPMSLMDLAICWDFRPDDPKREPRPPKHIDGSNGSKAPAVFTMVHTPKDDVEETIGHANPIFNQNRIAEDVGRHPVPYFEKDMSKEKRKDSCDVQHCPQHYSSGKNSRSGSSSRKSSGNKKPQCDGINGCGTPSEMSRKISRDERPDKLEHIKDAWKDHKTKSGIDLNHTRHSLESYDKTPLAQGKLHHSSPSESQISRRSNKDSDTSSCNTKHKHCLPCNGGKSPPEPKNREDYKFAFKAGNPNSVQSVTSSGDSKNIKIPKMRHPYTKKSYTIPTLAPPFSIWRDANATGYPEHWRLASVYQHAYKPPEQRRKPLIDSVYQ from the coding sequence atgaaatacaataaaaagagtCAAACGCTAAAGTTACCATACGTGGACGTTACCCAGAACTTCCAATTCGCAAAAAAGATGCACGTTGGCAACTTGGAGCATCAACCGCTGCCAGATACCTTGGGTTACCGGAATATGACCAAAATCGCCGAGCACCGAGATTCGGACATTGTTGTAAAGCCTTATGCCATAGGTTGGAAAGGTTACGGCGCCTCTGGGCCCACGTGTTGTACTAAAATGCGAGTTCATAGACCAAAGACTTGCGATCCTAAAAAAACAGACAACGAAAAAGACGACAAACAAAGACCGTCTACATCGGCTCCTGATCTTGGAGGACAATACAAAAAGCCTATGTCGCTAATGGATTTAGCCATATGTTGGGACTTTAGACCTGATGATCCTAAAAGAGAACCAAGGCCTCCGAAACATATTGACGGTTCAAATGGATCGAAAGCCCCAGCGGTGTTTACAATGGTACATACTCCGAAAGACGATGTTGAAGAAACGATTGGGCATGCGAATCCTATTTTTAACCAAAATCGTATTGCAGAAGACGTTGGTCGTCATCCAGTGCCATATTTTGAGAAGGACATGTCAAAAGAAAAAAGGAAGGATTCGTGTGATGTTCAACATTGTCCGCAGCATTACAGCAGCGGGAAGAATTCTCGTTCCGGATCGTCGAGTAGGAAAAGCTCTGGCAACAAGAAACCGCAGTGCGATGGTATTAATGGTTGTGGCACCCCTAGCGAGATGAGCCGTAAAATAAGTCGCGATGAGAGGCCAGATAAGTTAGAACATATAAAAGACGCTTGGAAAGACCACAAGACAAAAAGTGGCATTGACCTAAATCACACTCGGCACAGTCTGGAGTCTTACGATAAGACTCCGCTGGCACAAGGGAAATTGCATCACAGCTCTCCCAGCGAATCTCAGATATCAAGACGGTCTAACAAAGACAGCGATACTTCTAGTTGCAATACTAAACATAAGCACTGTCTACCCTGCAACGGAGGGAAATCGCCGCCAGAACCGAAGAATCGAGAGGACTACAAGTTTGCTTTCAAAGCAGGTAATCCCAATTCTGTGCAAAGCGTGACCAGTAGCGGTGATTCAAAGAACATAAAAATTCCAAAGATGCGGCATCCCTACACGAAGAAATCGTACACGATACCTACATTGGCGCCACCGTTTAGTATTTGGCGGGATGCTAATGCAACAGGATATCCGGAGCATTGGCGGTTGGCCAGCGTCTACCAACACGCGTATAAGCCACCAGAGCAGAGACGTAAACCGCTCATAGACAGTGTTTACCAATGA